The DNA window gtgaaaaaaaattcttaatgaaaaattttaaaaatgtaaaatataattttaaacaaTCTCATTCTTCTCTTTTTAATGTAAACTTAAAATTAGGTAATTTGACATACTCAGATTGTTCAGATGATGAATAAAAAGAagtttacaaaaaaatgaaataataaaaggatTGTTGGATAGATATTTGTGTAACCCTATATACGTGACAAACCATTCTATTTTTTGttaggatatatatatataaatatatataaatatatataaatatatttttttttttggacaAGGGAcccttcaaaaaaaataaaataaaataaaataaagtaaaTACCAAAtgaataagtatatattgtatattcctataaataaataaatatatatatatatatatatatatatatatatgtatatattcatattatgttcctttttttttttttcttttttttttttttttttgctctttctttctttttctttttttagaATTTCTACGTgcacaaaataaaattatcgAAAATATGAACCATACACATatacacaaatatattatatatatatgtgtgaaacaaccaaataataacattttatttttttatttttcttttttcttttttctttcctttttacagcatataatcaaatattgaaattttttgattttatataaaaacagtTGAAATTGatacataaataattatatgttcaggttaaaattaaaaaaaaaataaaaataaaacacaaaaaatagcatatatatatatatatatatatatatatatgtggtaGATATGGATATATCTACACAAACAGTTGTTGTATACCCCacaacatattttttatatatttattatttttttactttttaaaattttttctttttttttttgttccatttcattaattatattttaatatattttttattttatttgtgatttattcattttatttatatttacaaattttATCATacccacatatatatatatatatattatattttaatttttatatgaatgtgtatatattattgtatatacatataaaaatataacatatacatgaataaatatatatatatttatatatatactaatgttttatctttttcttctgCTCAATTTTTTGGCAATTCTCTTTTGAAGTATTCCCCTTTTTTTGGCTCGTGCTGCTAATTTCCctttaagtttttttttgagtTTACCATATTCTGTTAaagcatttttttttttttttcctttaaatTTTTGTATTAACATCATAactgatttttttttttccttttctctATTTGTTTTAAATCTATTATTTTCacttttgtttgtttttattttcatcaactgacttttctttatttttttcttatataataaatcctCTTctgtaataattttttccttATCACTATCAGAATTATCATCTGATGAATCTTCATCACTTTCTTCAGCATTACATATATCTTGTAATTCTGATAATACCACAGATTTGTTATTTGCAATATAAtctctcattttttttaattttttaaaatcttCATCTGTTAATATTCGTTCAGATAAAatctttttattcttatctaCTATATCtaattccttttttattttttcttcttttcttttgtctttttttaattttttatttaaatgtaaTAATGTATTATCTTTGTTCTTATCATTCGTTTCgatttctttaatatttcttttcctGTCCACCTCATCATCATCAATGTGATTATCACTTATATCATCATcgtttatatcatcatcacttatatcatcatcgtttatatcatcatcgtttatatcatcatcatttatatcatcatcatttatatcatcatcattcatatcattatcacttatatcatcatcattcatatcatcatcattcaTATCATCATCACTTATCTCCTCATCATTCATATCTTCATCACTTATCTCCTCATCATTCACATCTTCATCATtcatatcatcatcattcaTATCATCATCACTTATCTCCTCATCATTCATATCACCATCATTTATATCACCCATTTCAaccttttcctttttattatctctCTTGTTTTTCTTAGTCTTTTTTTCCGTTCCAAGCTTTCCAAGCAAATAAGAATATTGCAATAACGAATTTTCCTGAACACTTTCGCCTGACTTGttcagaattttttttttttgcaccAAAATGGCTGTTTGTTTATCCaagaattttttatttaacacTTGTGGATTTACATGTTTACAAACATTAATAAATCTCCTGATGATGGTTgaaatttgtttatttttataatctttGAAAACAATGACTGCTTCAAATATTTCTTCGTTTAGGCAACTTGGGAACTTGATAATAATTTCTATGATTGCATTAATAATTAGATAGACAAATTCTTCTGACAGGTGTTCACaaagaaattttttaattagcACACAAACAATTCTTTGTATAAATGGTGTAGGAATATAATCATGTAAGCATTGAATAAATATGGATAGATACCTTGAAATggtgtttttattttttaaatgtaataagacattttcataatatagaaaaaaattttcttcaataattttatttctttgaTAAATTCtgcataaaatatttaataataataatttgataGTACCGTTATTAAACTGATATTTCGAGCATATTAAATTGAATATATTGGATGAAAATGTATATGCATCAAATAAGAAATcaataaatgtataattaACATAATTTGATAGatcgatttttttttttcgattttttttttttgtgcctaaatgattattttcttcatcagaTGAagaattatgattattataaattgcttccataattttttcttttttaatatgtagTTGTTTAATTTTAGATTTTGTTAATTTTTGATGTGTTTGattacttatattttttaattcttcaatttttttatttttatcaattttttctttttccattTTAACAACGAgttctttattatcatactTACCTAGAAGAGCATAACAAACACATTTcacaatttttaaatttttataaaatatacccTCACTAATTAAgttcacattttttttattgacaaaaatatttttcttgatTAACTCTATTAAAATACTacaagaaaaattattaatacttTCATTTAtggtaatattattaaaataagaaaaattggatgaagaatatttttttcgtattcttttcttttgaCCACATTCTATAAAAGCTTCatgtaataaataaagaacatCGTCTTTTAAATctctattatttttattattttgtaaatggCTATTCATGTTATTCATGTTATTCATGTTATTCATGTTGTTCATGTTGTTtgttttgtttgtttttttatttttatgtataaaaataattttgtcCATTacacatttaaaaatataacatttaattttattaatttttatatcacttaaaaaaatgaagacttgtaaatatttaatactatctacatattttcttatttgttttaatgtttttattatacttAATAAAacagaattatataaattatgtttATAGTGAATTAATAATTgtgtaattaaaaaaaatatttcttctacaaaatttattttctctttatttttaatcattaaaaaatttatatattcatttaaatcattatatttatttaatggaTCTTCtgtatcttttttattttgaatttttttttcttcttcttcttcgatttcatttatattcttttcactgttaatattattacatatttcttttttcttcaattctaaatttatgtttaataattcgttataatcatcatcattataactatcatttttattattgtcacttttattattatcacttttattattatcacttttattattatcacttttattattatcacttttattattatcactattattgttatcactattattatcatctgtCTCTATGTCGCTAAATTCAAAATCATATTCACTtgtaaacatatttttatgaacacccctttcttcttcattttcattcACTTGTTTAATGTCGTTTAAATTACTAAAGAAGTGACAAGTGAaacttaaaaaatttaattgaCTACATAAaagatcattttttttaaaaggatTTAATAACACTACACTATAATTAAATAGAAATTTTTCAAATTGCTCATAAAAATCGCTgtgatataatttataatttttacaaatattatgttgtaaattatttaaaaatttttgtttctttaatTTCTGTTCATTCATCGTACTTACAACGctcaacaaaatataaaatataaaaaataaaaaataaataaataaataaataaatatatatatatatatatatatatatatatattatatatggattatatattaatatctataaattaatttacatatatatatatatataatatgttttgttttatattataatatttt is part of the Plasmodium sp. gorilla clade G2 genome assembly, chromosome: 7 genome and encodes:
- a CDS encoding protein SDA1, putative, with product MNEQKLKKQKFLNNLQHNICKNYKLYHSDFYEQFEKFLFNYSVVLLNPFKKNDLLCSQLNFLSFTCHFFSNLNDIKQVNENEEERGVHKNMFTSEYDFEFSDIETDDNNSDNNNSDNNKSDNNKSDNNKSDNNKSDNNKSDNNKNDSYNDDDYNELLNINLELKKKEICNNINSEKNINEIEEEEEKKIQNKKDTEDPLNKYNDLNEYINFLMIKNKEKINFVEEIFFLITQLLIHYKHNLYNSVLLSIIKTLKQIRKYVDSIKYLQVFIFLSDIKINKIKCYIFKCVMDKIIFIHKNKKTNKTNNMNNMNNMNNMNNMNSHLQNNKNNRDLKDDVLYLLHEAFIECGQKKRIRKKYSSSNFSYFNNITINESINNFSCSILIELIKKNIFVNKKNVNLISEGIFYKNLKIVKCVCYALLGKYDNKELVVKMEKEKIDKNKKIEELKNISNQTHQKLTKSKIKQLHIKKEKIMEAIYNNHNSSSDEENNHLGTKKKNRKKKIDLSNYVNYTFIDFLFDAYTFSSNIFNLICSKYQFNNGTIKLLLLNILCRIYQRNKIIEENFFLYYENVLLHLKNKNTISRYLSIFIQCLHDYIPTPFIQRIVCVLIKKFLCEHLSEEFVYLIINAIIEIIIKFPSCLNEEIFEAVIVFKDYKNKQISTIIRRFINVCKHVNPQVLNKKFLDKQTAILVQKKKILNKSGESVQENSLLQYSYLLGKLGTEKKTKKNKRDNKKEKVEMGDINDGDMNDEEISDDDMNDDDMNDEDVNDEEISDEDMNDEEISDDDMNDDDMNDDDISDNDMNDDDINDDDINDDDINDDDINDDDISDDDINDDDISDNHIDDDEVDRKRNIKEIETNDKNKDNTLLHLNKKLKKDKRKEEKIKKELDIVDKNKKILSERILTDEDFKKLKKMRDYIANNKSVVLSELQDICNAEESDEDSSDDNSDSDKEKIITEEDLLYKKKIKKSQLMKIKTNKSENNRFKTNREKEKKKSVMMLIQKFKGKKKKNALTEYGKLKKKLKGKLAARAKKRGILQKRIAKKLSRRKR